From one Cupriavidus sp. P-10 genomic stretch:
- a CDS encoding thiolase family protein — MRTTYLRGSGNTRFGRIEGSTPLALMAQAADAALADAGLARADIDGVLCGYATTLPHLMLADRFCEYASLTPAYAHGVAAGGATGGVMAMLAHELVRAGRCRHVLVVAGENRLSGQSRDQSIQTLAQVGEPHAEVPNGASVPAYYALLASRYLHETGMDADALSGFAVLMREHAAGHPDAHLREPLSLAEARASRPIATPLRLSDCCPISDGAVAVIVSAEPGAGTPVRIAGAGQAHRHQHLGAIEDVMQTGAADAARRAFAEAGRGVDGIDCLAIYDSFTITLVMLLEELGLAPRGQAHARLQAGEFSRGGALPLNTHGGLLAFGHSGVAGGLMHLAEAARQLAGRAGERQLSKRRRALFHADGGVLSSHVSLVLEAT, encoded by the coding sequence ATGCGCACCACCTACCTGCGCGGCAGCGGCAACACCCGCTTCGGCCGCATCGAGGGCAGCACGCCGCTGGCGCTGATGGCGCAGGCCGCCGATGCCGCGCTGGCCGATGCCGGGCTGGCGCGCGCCGACATCGACGGCGTGCTGTGCGGCTATGCCACCACGCTGCCGCACCTGATGTTGGCCGACCGCTTCTGCGAATACGCCTCGCTCACTCCCGCCTACGCCCACGGCGTGGCCGCGGGCGGCGCCACCGGCGGCGTGATGGCCATGCTGGCGCACGAACTGGTGCGCGCCGGCCGCTGCCGCCACGTGCTGGTGGTGGCTGGCGAGAACCGCCTCAGCGGCCAGAGCCGCGACCAGTCGATCCAGACGCTGGCGCAGGTGGGCGAGCCGCATGCCGAGGTGCCCAACGGCGCCTCGGTGCCGGCCTACTACGCGCTGCTGGCGTCGCGCTACCTGCATGAGACCGGCATGGATGCCGATGCGCTGTCCGGCTTTGCGGTGCTGATGCGCGAGCATGCCGCCGGCCATCCGGATGCGCACCTGCGCGAGCCGCTGTCGCTCGCAGAGGCACGCGCCTCCCGCCCGATCGCCACGCCGCTGCGGCTGTCCGACTGCTGCCCGATTTCCGATGGCGCGGTGGCGGTGATCGTATCCGCGGAACCCGGCGCCGGCACGCCGGTGCGCATCGCCGGCGCGGGGCAGGCGCACCGGCACCAGCACCTGGGCGCGATCGAAGACGTGATGCAGACCGGCGCCGCCGACGCCGCGCGGCGCGCCTTTGCCGAGGCGGGCCGCGGCGTGGACGGCATTGACTGCCTGGCAATCTATGACTCGTTCACCATCACCCTGGTGATGCTGCTGGAAGAGCTCGGACTGGCGCCGCGCGGGCAAGCGCATGCGCGGCTGCAAGCCGGCGAATTCAGCCGCGGCGGCGCGCTGCCGCTCAATACGCATGGCGGGCTGCTTGCCTTCGGCCATTCCGGCGTGGCGGGCGGGCTGATGCATCTTGCCGAAGCCGCGCGCCAGCTCGCCGGGCGCGCCGGGGAACGCCAACTGAGCAAGCGCCGCCGCGCGCTGTTCCATGCCGACGGCGGCGTGCTGTCGTCGCATGTCAGCCTGGTGCTGGAGGCTACGTGA